ATTGCACCTCGCTTTTCGAACGCTTCCTCGAAACCGCCTCGAAGAAAAATGTGGCCATCGAACTCAACACCGCCGGCCTGCGTAAAGATTGCAAAGAAATTTATCCCAGCCCAAAACTTCTCCGCCTCGCCCGCGAAAAAAATGTTCCCATCACCTTCGGCTCCGACGCCCACGCCCCCAGCGAAGTCGGCATGAATTTCACCGAAGCCATTCAACTTGCCCGCGAAATCGGTTACACCGAGTCCTGCCGCTTCACGCAAAGGAAACGCGAGTTCAAAAAATTTTAACGCACATCAGATTCCCATCTCCGAACGGACCGCGGCTCTGTGAGCCGCAGCAATGTACGCCAAGATTGCCGTTTCCAATTCAGCCCAACGCAGCCCCATAAGTCCATTTTTACGCCATCTCTTCGCATCGCACTGTGCCCACTAGACTTTTCCCCGTCACTTTGCAAAACTTCGCCCCGTGAAACAAACCATCGTCACTTTGGATCTTGAAGGCGTCCTCGTCCCGGAAATCTGGATCGCCGTCGCCGAAAAGACCGGCATCCGCGAACTCCGCCTCACCACGCGCGACATCCCCGATTACGACGTCCTCATGAAAGGCCGCCTCCATCTGCTCGACCAGCACGGCCTCAAACTTTCCGACATCCAGCAAGTCATCTCCACCCTGCGCCCCCTGCCCGGCGGCGCCGAATTTCTCGCCGAACTCCGTTCGCTCACCCAGGTCATTATCTTGTCCGATACCTTCGAGGAATTCGCGCAACCGCTCATGCGTCAACTCGATTGGCCCACGCTCTTTTGCCACAAACTCGAAGTCGTGAACGATCGCATCGTCAACTACAAGCTTCGGCAAACCAACCAAAAAGCCAAAGCCGTCGCCGCCTTCAAAGATTTAAATTACCACGTCGTCGCCGCCGGCGATTCCTTCAACGACACCGCAATGCTCATGGAAGCCAACCTCGGCTTCTTCTTCCACGCCCCCGTCCCCATCCAGCAACAATTCCCCCAATTCAAAGCCGTTGACGAATACGCTGATTTACTCCGTCTAATTAAAGAAGCGCTGAAATAAAGAATTTTACCTGCCAATCCACGACCGGCTATTCCTCATCCATTTCAACAAAATCCCTCTCCATTCTGCGTCTCTGCGTCAAAATCCCCTTCACCAAAAATCTTAATCCTCCGCCTTCGAATCCCGCGACATCAAATCCCGCACGCCCTTCGCCACATCTTTCCCCTCGTAAAGCATCCGATAGACCTCATCAATCACCGGCGTGCTCGCCTGATGTTTCCGCGCCAGTTGATACGCTGAGCGCGACGTCGGGTAACCTTCCGCCACCGTCACCATCGAGCCCAGCACCTTTTCGAGTTGTTCGCCCTTGCCCAGCCGTTCGCCAAATCCACGATTACGGCTCAGCTTGGAAAAACACGTCACCGTCAAATCCCCCAGCCCGCTCAAGCCGCTGAAAGTATCCGCCTGCGCGTTGCAAATCACGCCCAGGCGGCGCACCTCCGCCATCGCCCGCGTGATCAATGCCGCCTTTGAATTGTCCCCGAAACCGAGCCCGTCACAAACTCCCGCCGCGATCGCGATCACATTTTTCAACGCCCCGCCCAGCTCCACGCCCAGCACATCCGCAGTCGTGTAAACGCGGAACGCCGGGCGATGAAACAGTTGCTGGACCAGCGCCGCCGTCTCCGCGTCCGTGCTTGCCGCGACAATCGCCGTCGGCATGCCCCGCGCGACTTCCAGCGCAAACGTCGGCCCCGACAAGGCCGCGCACTTCGCCTTCGGTGCCGTCTCCCCCAGCACCCCGCACATGGTCAACCCCGTCTCAGGTTCAATTCCCTTCGTCACGCTGATGACCGTGCCCGTGAAGTCTGCAAAATTTTCCGTGACCGCCCGAAATGCCTTCGACGGCACCGCCGCAACGATCACTTCACTGTCGCCAATCGCTTTTTTCAAATCCGCTTCCACCCGCCAGCCTTGCGGCAATTCCACACCCGGCAAATAACGCTCGTTGCGATGCGTGCGGCCAAGTTCCTCAAGCCGTTTCGCGTCGTGTCCCCACAGCGCAATTTTATGCCCATTTTGATGTAGAATGATCGCAAGCGCCGTTCCCCAGGCGCCCGAGCCCAGCACAGTGATTTTGCTCATGACATTTCCTCCGCTTCCGGCTCCGCGCGTTTTTGTCCCATTTTATTTTCCGTCCCATTCATCAACCGCACGATGTTTGCCTTGTGTTTATAGATTGCCAGCACGCCCATCACGGCGGTGATGACGACCATGCGCATGCTGTAGCGATGCACCAGCCAAGTGGCGAATGGCAGCACCGCCGACGCCGCGATGGACCCCACCGACACATAGCGCGTGAGTTTGCACACGATGATCCACGTGGACAAACTGATCACCAACGCCCACGGCACCAGCGCCAGCAACACACCCGCCGAAGTCGCGATTCCCTTGCCGCCCTTGAATTTCAACCAGCACGTATAATTATGGCCAAGGATCACCGAGATCGCCGCGATGATGTTCAAATAATCCCGCGACGCCTCCGGCACGTTTAACAATGCCGGGTCAAAAATTTTGCACACGATCACCGGCAGCATCGCCGCCGCAAACCATCCCTTGAAAGCATCTGCCAGCAGCACCGCTGCGCCCCAGGTTTTGCCGAGAATGCGAAAGGCGTTCGTCGCGCCGATGTTCCCGCTGCCCATGGCGCGAATATCCAACCCCTTCGCTCGGCCCGCCAAATAGCCGCTCGGAATCGAACCGAGTAAATACGCGGCGAACGCAGTTATCAGACAAACAGCAATATCCACGCGGTCATTTTATGGAGATACTTTTGCGAAGTTCAAAGTTTAAAGTTCGGATAACGTCAAATGATATTAAATTTAATTCTGCATGTGAAAAAAACTTCCCAACTGAAAACTTGAAACTCCTACCCTAGCTCTCGGATAAACTTTGAACTTCGGCCCACCACGCCGTATAAATTTCCCATGTCATCCATTTTGAAAGTGGCGGTCATCGGCGCGGGTTCCCTCGGCAAGGAACACGTTCGCATCTATGCCGAGATGGCGCGTGCCGGCCTGATCGAGTTCGTTGGGCTTTATGATTCCGTCATCGAGACAGCGCAAAAGATCGCCGCTAAAAACGACGTGCGCGCTTTTTCTTCCGTCAGCGAAGCCGCGCAGGCCAGCGACGCCCTCAGTCTCGTCACCCCCACGACCACGCATTACGAACTCGCCAAAATGCTGCTCCAACAAGGCAAGCATGTGCTCGTCGAAAAACCGATGACGGACGATGCCGCGCAAGCTGCCGACTTGGTCCAAATCGCGCAGCAAAAAAAATGTGTGCTCCAGGTCGGCCACATCGAACGCTTCAATCCAATTTTCAAATACCTTGAAAGTGTCGCCACCGAACCGCGTTTTATCGAGGCCCATCGCCTTTCGCCTTTTCCCGCGCGCAGCACAGACATCGGCGTGGTGCTCGACTTGATGATCCACGATTTGGACGTCGTGCTCGCCTTCGTTAAATCGCCGGTGACGAGCGTGGATGCCGTCGGCATTCCTGTGCTCAGCAAATCCGAAGACATCGCGAACGCGCGGTTGCGCTTCGCCAACGGCTGCGTCGCCAATCTCACCGCGAGCCGCATCAGCCCCGAGCGCATGCGCAAAATCCGCGTGTTCAGCGGCGGCGCAAACACCAGCTACGTCTCGCTCGATTATCGCGCGCAGGAGGGTTACATCGCCCGCATCGCCCGCGACGGCGAAGAGGAATCTTCGCTGCTGAAAAAATTATTTTCCGCCAAGGATTCGATGATTGTCAGCGAGTTCGCCGGCAAACGCATCGTGCGCGAGCCGGTGCCGATTCAAAAAGCCGAACCGCTTAAAGTGGAATTGCAAAGTTTCGTGGATTGCGTGCAGGCGCGCCAGACTCCCGTCGTCAGCGGTGAAGCCGCAAAACTCGCGCTCGACCTCGCGTTCGAAATCACCCGGCAGATTCAGCAGATTCGCTGACCACACGCATGGGCTTTATTTTTATTCTACCGTTGGCGGCGCTGGCAGCGTGGTCCATTTTTTCCATCTATCGCTGGCTGCGGCGCGGGGGATACGAGACGAAATGGTGGCGCGCCTTCGCGTCGCTCTCGGCGATTGGACTTGCTGTAGGAATCTGGCTCGCATTCTTTTTTCATTACACTGTCGCAAAAATTTCCATGCAGGGATTTCCCATTCCCGTCGTCGTCGTCACTCATTCGCAAACGGATGGCGCTCTCGTCACGTCCAACATGCCGTTCACCATTGAGTGGAGCGGACGCATCACTGACATCCTCAGCGGGATTGCCCTTTGCCTCGCGCCGATTGCAATAGCGGCGTTCGTCCGCGAGAACCGCGGCAAGCTCATGCCCGAAGGCAAGCCATGATTCCCACGCGCTTCATGGTGATCGCCGGTGAAGCCAGCGGTGACGAACTCGCCGCCGAACTCGTCAGGGAACTGCGCGCCGGAATCGAACGCCGGGTTCACGCCAGCAACGATCTGCAACCTTGCAACTCCAGTCTTGCGCCCCGCTTTTTCGGCGCGGGCGGTCCGCGCATGGCTGAAGCCGGTGTGGAACTCGCCTTTGATCTTACCCAGCATTCGGTCATTGGCCTCGACTTGCTGCAAAAATATTTTCAATTCCGCAAACTGTTCCATCGCTTGTTCGCCCTGGCGTTGGAGCGCGAGCCGCACGCCATCATCTGCGTGGATTTTTCTGTGTTCAACAGTATGTTTGCCGCCGCGATCAAAAAGCACGTGCGCGCCCGGCGCGGCACGTTTAATAATTGGGAGCCGCGCGTCATCAAATATATTTCGCCGCAAGTCTGGGCGTCCCGCGAAGGC
This portion of the Verrucomicrobiia bacterium genome encodes:
- a CDS encoding Gfo/Idh/MocA family oxidoreductase, yielding MSSILKVAVIGAGSLGKEHVRIYAEMARAGLIEFVGLYDSVIETAQKIAAKNDVRAFSSVSEAAQASDALSLVTPTTTHYELAKMLLQQGKHVLVEKPMTDDAAQAADLVQIAQQKKCVLQVGHIERFNPIFKYLESVATEPRFIEAHRLSPFPARSTDIGVVLDLMIHDLDVVLAFVKSPVTSVDAVGIPVLSKSEDIANARLRFANGCVANLTASRISPERMRKIRVFSGGANTSYVSLDYRAQEGYIARIARDGEEESSLLKKLFSAKDSMIVSEFAGKRIVREPVPIQKAEPLKVELQSFVDCVQARQTPVVSGEAAKLALDLAFEITRQIQQIR
- a CDS encoding NAD(P)H-dependent glycerol-3-phosphate dehydrogenase — protein: MSKITVLGSGAWGTALAIILHQNGHKIALWGHDAKRLEELGRTHRNERYLPGVELPQGWRVEADLKKAIGDSEVIVAAVPSKAFRAVTENFADFTGTVISVTKGIEPETGLTMCGVLGETAPKAKCAALSGPTFALEVARGMPTAIVAASTDAETAALVQQLFHRPAFRVYTTADVLGVELGGALKNVIAIAAGVCDGLGFGDNSKAALITRAMAEVRRLGVICNAQADTFSGLSGLGDLTVTCFSKLSRNRGFGERLGKGEQLEKVLGSMVTVAEGYPTSRSAYQLARKHQASTPVIDEVYRMLYEGKDVAKGVRDLMSRDSKAED
- the plsY gene encoding glycerol-3-phosphate 1-O-acyltransferase PlsY, translating into MDIAVCLITAFAAYLLGSIPSGYLAGRAKGLDIRAMGSGNIGATNAFRILGKTWGAAVLLADAFKGWFAAAMLPVIVCKIFDPALLNVPEASRDYLNIIAAISVILGHNYTCWLKFKGGKGIATSAGVLLALVPWALVISLSTWIIVCKLTRYVSVGSIAASAVLPFATWLVHRYSMRMVVITAVMGVLAIYKHKANIVRLMNGTENKMGQKRAEPEAEEMS
- the thrH gene encoding bifunctional phosphoserine phosphatase/homoserine phosphotransferase ThrH → MKQTIVTLDLEGVLVPEIWIAVAEKTGIRELRLTTRDIPDYDVLMKGRLHLLDQHGLKLSDIQQVISTLRPLPGGAEFLAELRSLTQVIILSDTFEEFAQPLMRQLDWPTLFCHKLEVVNDRIVNYKLRQTNQKAKAVAAFKDLNYHVVAAGDSFNDTAMLMEANLGFFFHAPVPIQQQFPQFKAVDEYADLLRLIKEALK